One Candidatus Flexicrinis proximus DNA window includes the following coding sequences:
- a CDS encoding phage portal protein: MGRGAGSFGVGVVVVERSRPGRGDGKGQRRRSDLSLPLKINTIRSYARIHNNMLWGETKDDPNPIIRSRVKPLAFWEDKASEEDRKEAAYYERLLEQMWVQSNDRAIMRESGLNSQYLGGTYFQIKYQPWRNDIVVPLTVVPLKADFVLPVWADDPWDLLEVWISYRMTPIAAERELGHKQSQGKKTFVTYVEHWTRESYSIWIDDKPLTATYFTDDGSKVSISYNNQVNPFGMVPVVYIPRERSGEFYGNSIVSDILGMMKELNARLADVGDAISENTHRVWVGRNITRGINFKQLENGQRYIDIGSDNPASKNPPELTPQDPPKFSPEMTHFNNEVRSEMEREGQITPIAFGIDEGSQRSGETLDQRMWPTVTAARAQRDLWSTGISRLNSIALLMLSRLPVALPGPKVAPDFRKRFRLWTQWNPFLPKNQEQETNRIVALKTNGSMSTRRAVESQSDVEDIDTELTYIREDQAATTPKSTGVNQYGVPSDDSADPGTTERLARTEQQPER; this comes from the coding sequence GTGGGTCGAGGCGCAGGTTCGTTTGGCGTGGGCGTGGTGGTGGTGGAACGGTCGCGGCCTGGAAGAGGAGACGGGAAAGGACAGCGACGGCGATCCGATCTATCGCTACCCCTCAAGATCAACACCATCCGGTCGTATGCGCGCATCCACAACAATATGCTGTGGGGCGAAACGAAGGATGATCCCAACCCGATCATCCGCAGCCGCGTCAAGCCGCTGGCCTTTTGGGAAGACAAGGCGAGTGAGGAAGACCGTAAAGAAGCGGCTTACTACGAGCGGCTGCTTGAGCAGATGTGGGTGCAGTCGAACGACCGCGCGATCATGCGCGAGTCGGGTCTGAACTCCCAGTATCTCGGCGGCACGTACTTCCAGATCAAGTACCAGCCGTGGCGCAACGATATCGTCGTGCCGCTGACCGTCGTCCCGCTCAAGGCAGACTTCGTGCTGCCGGTATGGGCGGATGATCCGTGGGACCTGCTGGAAGTCTGGATCAGTTACCGTATGACGCCGATTGCTGCGGAGCGCGAGCTCGGCCACAAGCAATCGCAGGGGAAAAAGACCTTCGTCACCTACGTGGAACACTGGACGAGGGAAAGCTATTCCATCTGGATCGACGACAAGCCCCTGACGGCCACGTACTTTACGGACGACGGCAGCAAGGTATCGATCTCGTATAACAACCAGGTCAACCCCTTCGGAATGGTTCCGGTTGTGTATATCCCCCGCGAACGGTCGGGCGAGTTCTACGGCAACAGCATCGTATCCGACATCCTCGGCATGATGAAGGAGCTCAACGCCCGCCTCGCAGACGTCGGCGATGCCATCAGCGAGAATACGCATCGCGTATGGGTAGGCCGCAACATCACCCGTGGCATCAACTTCAAACAGCTGGAAAACGGTCAGCGGTACATCGACATCGGCAGCGACAATCCGGCGTCGAAGAACCCGCCCGAACTTACCCCGCAGGACCCGCCCAAGTTCTCGCCGGAAATGACGCATTTCAACAACGAAGTGCGTAGCGAGATGGAACGCGAAGGGCAGATCACGCCGATTGCCTTCGGCATCGACGAGGGCTCACAGCGGTCGGGCGAAACGCTCGATCAGCGCATGTGGCCGACCGTTACCGCAGCCCGAGCGCAGCGCGATCTGTGGTCAACCGGCATCAGCCGGCTGAACAGCATTGCCCTGCTCATGCTCAGTCGCCTCCCAGTGGCGTTACCGGGACCCAAGGTGGCTCCCGATTTTCGCAAGCGGTTCCGCCTATGGACGCAGTGGAACCCGTTCTTGCCCAAGAACCAGGAACAAGAGACCAACCGGATCGTAGCACTCAAGACAAACGGCTCGATGTCTACCCGTCGTGCGGTCGAAAGCCAGTCCGACGTGGAAGACATTGACACCGAACTGACCTACATCCGCGAGGATCAAGCGGCCACGACCCCCAAATCCACAGGAGTAAATCAATATGGAGTTCCTTCAGACGACAGCGCCGACCCCGGCACCACCGAGCGCCTCGCCCGAACAGAACAACAGCCAGAGCGGTGA
- a CDS encoding single-stranded DNA-binding protein: protein MGKFNVDFTGNLGKDAELVTKGDLQYVRFSVATHHYNNQTRKDSVEWVQCTAFDPKTIALAKGKHLSKGTKVAVGGRFVIKQAENDVYFDVVVSDMDIMSRSTGNTPSPDADTQDAEGPF from the coding sequence ATGGGTAAGTTCAACGTGGATTTCACCGGCAACCTCGGCAAGGACGCGGAGCTGGTGACCAAAGGCGACCTGCAATACGTTCGCTTCTCCGTCGCCACCCACCACTACAACAACCAGACCCGCAAGGACTCGGTTGAGTGGGTGCAGTGCACGGCGTTCGATCCGAAGACCATCGCGCTCGCCAAGGGCAAGCACCTGAGCAAGGGCACGAAGGTCGCGGTCGGCGGTCGCTTCGTCATCAAGCAGGCCGAGAACGACGTGTACTTCGACGTCGTGGTGTCGGACATGGACATCATGTCTCGCTCGACCGGCAATACACCGAGCCCGGACGCCGACACGCAGGACGCCGAAGGTCCGTTCTAG
- a CDS encoding pantoate--beta-alanine ligase, with product MKVVSTRAELIAICGNVGGSVGVVPTMGALHGGHLSLIRAARHENDATIVTIFVNPTQFGPSEDFAAYPRTLDADLALLQSEGVDVVFTPTVNELYPPGFQTQIDVAQVSQGLEGERRPGHFQGVATVVAKLFNLTRPTRAYFGQKDAQQVVVIRRMVADLNSRVDVVVIPTVREDDGTAMSSRNRFLSAEQRAVSPVIFRALRVAASRYTAGERHPAVLRNVIRSLVSAEPLAEIDYVSIADPRTLRELSQPVDSPLLASVAVRFSKTRLLDNMLFPAVLNDRDGLSGTLGAV from the coding sequence ATGAAGGTCGTCTCTACACGCGCTGAACTGATTGCGATATGCGGCAATGTGGGAGGTTCCGTCGGCGTGGTGCCGACGATGGGAGCCCTGCACGGCGGACATCTCTCGCTAATACGCGCAGCGCGCCATGAAAACGACGCGACGATCGTCACGATCTTTGTCAACCCGACGCAGTTTGGCCCCTCGGAAGACTTTGCGGCGTATCCCCGCACACTGGATGCTGATTTGGCGCTGCTGCAATCGGAAGGTGTCGACGTCGTGTTTACGCCGACAGTAAACGAACTGTACCCTCCGGGGTTTCAAACACAGATAGACGTCGCGCAGGTCTCCCAGGGATTGGAAGGCGAACGTCGCCCGGGTCACTTTCAGGGGGTGGCTACGGTTGTTGCGAAACTCTTCAATCTGACACGACCCACACGGGCCTATTTTGGGCAGAAGGACGCGCAGCAGGTCGTCGTTATTCGACGGATGGTAGCAGACTTGAACAGTAGAGTTGATGTCGTGGTGATCCCGACTGTGCGTGAGGATGACGGCACGGCAATGAGTTCTCGCAACCGTTTCCTGTCGGCTGAGCAGAGGGCAGTTTCACCTGTAATCTTTCGCGCCCTTCGGGTGGCGGCAAGTCGATACACGGCGGGCGAACGACACCCTGCCGTGCTCAGGAACGTGATCCGTTCTCTGGTCTCGGCGGAACCGCTGGCAGAGATCGACTATGTATCAATTGCCGACCCGCGGACACTGCGCGAACTATCACAGCCCGTCGACTCCCCACTGCTTGCGTCAGTTGCCGTCAGGTTTTCCAAGACTCGGCTGCTGGACAATATGCTTTTCCCGGCGGTACTTAATGACCGCGACGGCCTGAGTGGAACACTTGGCGCGGTTTGA
- the panB gene encoding 3-methyl-2-oxobutanoate hydroxymethyltransferase — protein sequence MSTQSGNSGTRITIRDIQKLKDTHEPIPMLTAYDAMTARLAEAADVPMLLVGDSLGMVVQGHDSTVKVRLEHMLYHAEIVSRVTQRALIVGDLPFMSYKISPEQAMANASRMMQEGGAGAVKLEGGEALAWTIQRIVSSGIPVMGHIGLTPQSVNQFGGFRVQGREISSARQLVRDALTLQDAGAFAIVLELVPAPLATYITELLQIPTIGIGAGGGTDGQVQVVHDLFALAGEFLPKHAKQYSDLGAALSAGLQEYVRQVKVRTFPEAIHGFAMRDEVMAELRSEMESTPYEGRLYTR from the coding sequence ATGTCAACGCAGTCGGGGAATAGCGGTACGCGAATCACAATCCGCGATATTCAGAAGTTGAAGGATACCCACGAGCCAATCCCTATGCTGACTGCCTACGATGCGATGACTGCTCGACTGGCAGAAGCGGCAGACGTGCCTATGCTATTGGTGGGCGACTCGCTGGGAATGGTCGTTCAGGGCCATGATTCCACCGTGAAGGTCCGCCTCGAACACATGCTATACCATGCGGAAATCGTGAGTCGTGTTACCCAACGGGCCTTGATCGTTGGTGATCTGCCGTTTATGAGTTACAAGATAAGCCCTGAACAGGCGATGGCAAACGCCTCAAGAATGATGCAGGAAGGTGGAGCGGGCGCCGTGAAACTTGAGGGCGGGGAAGCGCTTGCCTGGACAATCCAGCGTATCGTTTCGAGCGGAATTCCCGTGATGGGGCATATCGGACTCACTCCGCAAAGCGTCAATCAATTTGGTGGATTTCGCGTGCAAGGACGCGAAATTTCGTCGGCCCGTCAGCTTGTACGGGACGCACTGACCCTTCAGGATGCGGGGGCATTCGCGATCGTGCTCGAGCTTGTACCTGCCCCACTCGCCACATATATCACGGAACTGTTACAGATTCCGACTATTGGCATTGGCGCGGGTGGAGGGACTGATGGGCAGGTCCAGGTCGTTCACGATCTGTTCGCGCTGGCCGGTGAATTTTTGCCCAAACATGCGAAGCAGTACAGCGATCTGGGCGCGGCGTTGAGCGCCGGGCTCCAGGAATACGTTCGGCAAGTCAAGGTTCGGACGTTCCCCGAGGCGATACACGGTTTTGCAATGCGGGACGAAGTCATGGCTGAATTGCGCTCGGAAATGGAAAGCACACCGTATGAAGGTCGTCTCTACACGCGCTGA
- a CDS encoding single-stranded DNA-binding protein, giving the protein MEKVQIIGNVGEMNERKGEKFLNTGTRVFEFSVAVAQGKDKDGNPRPAKWYDCKIWGDVLEGVRPYITKGKKLFVEGTPSARAYDKNGEPVGVLEVNVKYIELLGGGEDGDRAPAGSYNGGSTRRGAPESSDDIPF; this is encoded by the coding sequence ATGGAAAAGGTTCAGATCATCGGCAACGTCGGGGAAATGAACGAGCGTAAGGGCGAGAAGTTTCTCAACACCGGCACGCGCGTGTTCGAGTTCTCGGTCGCGGTCGCACAGGGCAAGGACAAAGACGGCAACCCGCGTCCGGCCAAGTGGTACGACTGCAAGATTTGGGGTGACGTCCTCGAAGGCGTGCGTCCGTACATCACCAAAGGCAAGAAGCTGTTTGTCGAAGGCACGCCGAGCGCACGCGCCTACGACAAGAACGGTGAGCCGGTCGGTGTGCTGGAAGTCAACGTCAAGTACATCGAACTGCTCGGCGGTGGTGAAGACGGCGACCGCGCGCCAGCCGGCAGCTACAACGGCGGCTCGACCCGCCGTGGTGCGCCCGAAAGCAGCGACGACATCCCCTTCTAG
- a CDS encoding IS4 family transposase, protein MTTTADVLAKSTGFIRRQRQVTGAGFAQALVLGGLDQPTATRRQQQQHASRVGMSVSVQGLEQRFSPQAVKFLRQLLEAGLEQVVSGETEEVVLPQFNGVYLTDCTRLVWGQSGMKLAVRWEVQHGRLQARLEDLKAHDQKTSVIEETMPAGALHLADLGFFKLARFARWSQQGLYWLTRFKVGTRVYRRDGTPLDVLTVLTQAQSALFLPVLLGAKEQLPAYLVAAAVPQAAYDKRMVRLREQARLDQRPLSVRQSAFAPWTLYLTNIPDLTFAQAHVLARTRWQIELLFKLWKSQGQVLASRSADPIRQQCEGYAKLVGLLVAHWLLLVTGWQAVVLSATDALRLARCYAPLLMRVFAQPDLWALLFRCLCQDIGHLPRPSKRRNAPLAFHSLRDFDLVLP, encoded by the coding sequence TTGACGACGACGGCGGATGTTTTAGCCAAAAGCACAGGGTTCATCCGTCGCCAGCGCCAGGTGACAGGAGCGGGATTTGCCCAGGCGCTGGTGCTAGGGGGATTGGATCAGCCGACGGCGACACGCCGCCAACAACAGCAGCACGCCAGTCGGGTGGGGATGTCGGTGAGCGTCCAGGGATTGGAACAGCGCTTTTCTCCACAGGCGGTGAAATTCCTGCGCCAGTTGCTGGAGGCAGGGCTAGAGCAGGTCGTCAGCGGCGAAACAGAAGAAGTCGTGCTGCCTCAGTTCAACGGCGTCTACCTCACCGACTGCACGCGCTTGGTGTGGGGACAGTCGGGGATGAAACTGGCTGTGCGATGGGAGGTGCAGCACGGGCGCTTGCAGGCGCGCCTGGAGGATTTGAAGGCGCATGACCAGAAAACGTCAGTGATTGAAGAAACCATGCCTGCCGGAGCGCTGCACTTGGCCGACTTAGGCTTTTTCAAACTCGCCCGTTTTGCGCGCTGGAGCCAACAAGGCTTGTACTGGCTCACCCGTTTCAAGGTCGGGACGCGGGTTTACCGGAGAGATGGCACGCCGCTGGATGTGTTAACCGTCCTGACACAGGCGCAGTCTGCGCTGTTTTTGCCAGTACTGCTGGGCGCTAAGGAGCAATTGCCCGCCTATTTGGTCGCGGCTGCCGTGCCGCAAGCAGCTTACGACAAGCGGATGGTGCGGCTGCGCGAACAGGCTCGGCTTGACCAACGCCCGCTCTCGGTGCGGCAGTCAGCGTTTGCGCCGTGGACGCTCTATTTGACCAATATCCCCGATTTGACCTTCGCTCAGGCGCATGTCCTGGCGCGCACACGCTGGCAAATTGAACTCTTATTCAAGCTGTGGAAGTCACAAGGTCAGGTCTTGGCCTCGCGCAGCGCCGACCCCATCCGTCAACAATGCGAGGGCTATGCCAAGCTGGTGGGGCTGTTGGTCGCCCATTGGCTGCTGTTGGTGACGGGCTGGCAAGCCGTCGTCCTGAGCGCTACAGACGCTCTGCGCCTAGCGCGCTGCTATGCGCCCCTGTTGATGCGTGTCTTCGCTCAACCTGACCTGTGGGCATTGCTCTTCCGCTGCCTGTGTCAGGATATTGGCCATCTGCCACGCCCGTCTAAACGACGAAATGCCCCTCTCGCCTTCCATTCCTTGCGTGATTTCGACCTCGTCCTACCTTAA
- a CDS encoding M3 family oligoendopeptidase, with amino-acid sequence MWDSLPKTVDTALEWDWAHYEPFFSELKSRAISDISVGEWLLQWSEVARIISEVYSRLSVATTVDTNDAQAESRYNTFMESVYPRYATAANDLNEKLVRSELEPAGFDVPLRNLRSDLKIFREANLPLQTEESKLSLEYSKIIGAQTVEWEGKEVTLTQLAPVQQDPNRATRERAWKLTMERRLADRAPLNELWGKFLDLRDEQARNAGLPSYTEYRYQQLHRFDYSPVQAQMFRDAIETVVVPAAKRIYERQSTSLGLESIRPWDTDVDALNRPPLKPFAEIEELNAKTQAIFDNVDSTLGDYFRIMHDEGLLDLENRKGKAPGGYCTYYAVAKRPFIFMNSVGLHDDVQTMLHEGGHAFHAFEGSKLPYFHQEDVPMEFAEVASMGMELLAAPYLSSDRGGFYSAADAARARIEHLESIIKFWPYMAVVDAFQHWVYANLADAHDPVKCDAKWSELWDRFMVGIDYSGMEDIKSTGWHRKLHIYQVPFYYIEYGLAQLGAVQIFGNARKDQAQAVWHYRKALALGGTVTLPDLFGAAGVRFAFDVETLGSAVALVEQTIEELAAV; translated from the coding sequence ATGTGGGATTCGTTACCGAAAACCGTGGATACCGCGCTCGAGTGGGATTGGGCACACTACGAACCCTTTTTCAGCGAGCTCAAGAGCCGTGCAATTAGCGACATCAGTGTAGGTGAATGGCTGCTGCAATGGTCAGAAGTCGCGAGAATCATTAGCGAAGTCTATTCACGTCTGAGCGTCGCAACAACCGTTGACACCAATGATGCTCAGGCTGAAAGCCGCTACAACACATTCATGGAGAGCGTTTACCCCCGGTACGCAACCGCGGCCAATGATCTGAATGAAAAACTAGTCAGGAGTGAACTCGAACCCGCTGGATTTGACGTGCCGCTGCGTAATCTCAGGTCTGACCTCAAAATCTTCCGCGAGGCGAATCTGCCTCTGCAAACGGAGGAGAGTAAACTCAGCCTCGAGTATTCTAAGATCATCGGCGCCCAAACCGTTGAGTGGGAAGGCAAAGAAGTCACGTTGACCCAACTCGCCCCAGTACAGCAGGATCCGAATCGTGCCACGCGTGAGCGCGCCTGGAAACTCACGATGGAACGTCGGCTGGCGGACCGCGCGCCGCTAAACGAGCTTTGGGGCAAGTTCCTCGACTTGCGTGATGAGCAGGCCAGGAATGCCGGCTTGCCAAGCTACACGGAATATCGTTATCAACAGCTGCACCGTTTCGACTACTCACCTGTCCAGGCCCAGATGTTCCGCGACGCGATCGAGACGGTGGTCGTGCCGGCCGCGAAGCGGATCTATGAACGCCAGAGTACGAGCCTCGGACTTGAGTCCATACGTCCTTGGGATACCGATGTCGATGCACTGAATCGCCCCCCGCTTAAACCCTTTGCGGAAATCGAAGAACTCAACGCCAAGACACAAGCAATCTTCGACAATGTCGACTCAACCCTGGGTGACTATTTCAGGATCATGCATGACGAAGGGCTGCTAGACCTGGAAAATCGCAAAGGGAAAGCACCAGGCGGGTACTGCACCTACTATGCTGTGGCAAAACGCCCGTTCATCTTCATGAACTCGGTCGGGTTGCATGATGACGTGCAAACTATGTTGCACGAGGGCGGACATGCTTTCCATGCCTTCGAAGGTTCGAAGCTCCCCTACTTCCACCAGGAAGACGTTCCCATGGAGTTCGCTGAAGTTGCATCAATGGGTATGGAATTGCTTGCAGCACCATACCTCTCAAGTGATCGCGGTGGCTTCTACAGTGCGGCTGACGCAGCGCGGGCGCGAATTGAGCATCTCGAGAGCATCATCAAGTTCTGGCCCTATATGGCGGTAGTCGATGCGTTCCAGCACTGGGTCTATGCCAATTTGGCTGATGCCCACGATCCAGTCAAATGCGACGCAAAGTGGTCCGAATTGTGGGATCGCTTCATGGTTGGCATCGACTACAGCGGTATGGAAGATATCAAGTCGACTGGATGGCACCGCAAACTGCACATTTACCAGGTGCCTTTCTACTATATTGAGTATGGTCTGGCCCAATTGGGCGCCGTTCAGATTTTCGGCAATGCTCGTAAGGACCAGGCGCAGGCAGTCTGGCATTACCGGAAGGCGCTTGCCCTGGGCGGCACAGTAACTTTACCCGATCTTTTCGGCGCGGCAGGCGTACGCTTCGCTTTCGACGTAGAAACGCTAGGTAGCGCGGTAGCCTTGGTGGAACAGACCATCGAAGAACTTGCGGCAGTCTAG